One genomic window of Malaciobacter molluscorum LMG 25693 includes the following:
- a CDS encoding flagellin — protein sequence MRINTNAASLIAQEAATNTSKNVSNSLEKLSTGLRINKASDDASGLAIADKLRTQASSIGQSISNGNSAVSLTQIADKAMAEQSNILNTIKTKLVQAATDTTSDEGRDAIGKDINKLLDQLNNIAKQTNYNGTTLLQGATSASAAAQLTFQMGETNADTITTTAGVRANVSGLSLAGLKSAAKSGSTAFSAAAARGFMATVDTAINTLNAWRADFGSTQNQLESAVRNQMTQQTNIKAAESVIRDVDYAQESANFNKQNIISQAGTYAMSQANSIQQNVLRLLQ from the coding sequence ATGAGAATTAATACAAATGCTGCTTCATTGATCGCTCAAGAAGCTGCAACAAACACATCTAAAAATGTAAGTAATTCTTTAGAGAAGCTAAGTACAGGTCTTAGAATTAATAAAGCAAGTGATGATGCATCAGGTTTAGCAATTGCTGATAAACTTAGAACTCAGGCAAGTTCTATTGGTCAGTCAATTTCAAATGGTAACTCTGCTGTTTCTTTAACACAAATTGCTGATAAGGCTATGGCTGAGCAATCTAATATTTTGAATACTATTAAAACGAAATTAGTTCAAGCAGCAACTGATACTACTTCTGATGAAGGTAGAGATGCGATTGGGAAAGATATTAATAAATTACTTGACCAATTAAATAATATTGCTAAACAAACTAATTATAATGGTACAACATTGTTACAAGGTGCAACATCTGCTTCTGCAGCTGCGCAATTAACATTCCAAATGGGTGAAACAAATGCTGATACTATTACAACAACTGCAGGTGTAAGAGCAAATGTTAGTGGATTAAGTCTTGCAGGTTTAAAATCAGCTGCAAAATCTGGAAGTACTGCATTCTCTGCTGCTGCAGCTAGAGGTTTTATGGCAACAGTTGATACTGCGATTAACACATTAAATGCTTGGAGAGCAGACTTTGGTTCTACTCAAAATCAGTTAGAATCAGCAGTAAGAAATCAAATGACTCAGCAAACTAATATTAAAGCTGCTGAATCTGTAATTAGAGATGTTGATTATGCACAAGAAAGTGCTAATTTTAACAAACAGAATATTATTTCACAAGCTGGTACTTATGCTATGAGTCAAGCTAACTCTATTCAACAAAATGTTCTTAGACTTCTTCAATAG